Proteins encoded within one genomic window of Mycolicibacterium monacense:
- a CDS encoding acetamidase/formamidase family protein: MDHVRFVPSPEQFAYTFGGAAPVMRITPPTVLTLWTEDAYGGRITSTSDVATRALDTLDLNPQTGPFWIDGAEPGDTLAIHLVDLTPARTWGASTLIPFFGGLTSVPVSPTLQDPLPERTYIYEYDSAAETLAFSAQGSDFELALPANPMLGTVGVAPGRREVRTSLVPDVFGGNMDTPEMAAGATCFLRVNVPGALFSLGDGHYRQGEGESCGTAVEGAMHVTVIVDLIKGGGPAWPRLETDTHLACIGSGRPLEEAWRAGQVEMITWLGELHGLDRIDAYQLLTQISLAPIANVVDTNYSSVTKIDKRLLPTVAVYDGIHAELRSAAASFGTITY, from the coding sequence ATGGACCACGTGCGCTTCGTCCCGTCACCGGAACAGTTCGCCTACACCTTCGGCGGCGCCGCACCGGTCATGCGGATCACCCCACCGACGGTGTTGACCCTGTGGACCGAGGACGCGTACGGGGGCCGGATCACCAGCACGTCCGACGTCGCGACGCGGGCACTCGACACCCTGGACCTCAATCCCCAGACCGGACCGTTCTGGATCGACGGCGCCGAACCCGGTGACACCCTCGCCATCCACCTGGTCGACCTCACCCCGGCCCGCACGTGGGGTGCCTCGACGCTGATCCCGTTCTTCGGCGGCCTGACCAGCGTGCCCGTCAGCCCCACACTGCAGGACCCGTTGCCCGAACGCACCTACATCTACGAGTACGACTCGGCCGCAGAGACTTTGGCGTTCTCCGCGCAGGGCAGCGATTTCGAACTGGCGTTGCCCGCGAATCCGATGCTGGGCACCGTCGGTGTGGCCCCGGGCCGACGGGAAGTGCGCACCTCTCTGGTACCCGACGTCTTCGGCGGCAACATGGACACACCCGAGATGGCCGCGGGTGCGACCTGCTTCCTGCGCGTGAACGTTCCCGGCGCGCTGTTCTCACTCGGCGACGGCCACTATCGGCAGGGCGAGGGCGAATCGTGCGGCACCGCTGTCGAAGGCGCCATGCACGTGACCGTGATCGTCGACCTCATCAAGGGCGGTGGGCCGGCGTGGCCACGCCTGGAGACCGACACACACCTGGCGTGCATCGGCTCGGGCCGCCCACTCGAGGAGGCATGGCGGGCCGGACAGGTCGAGATGATCACCTGGCTGGGTGAACTCCACGGCCTCGACCGGATCGACGCCTATCAACTGCTGACGCAGATCTCGCTGGCCCCCATCGCCAACGTCGTCGACACCAACTACAGCTCGGTCACCAAGATCGACAAGCGTCTTCTGCCCACCGTCGCGGTCTATGACGGGATCCACGCTGAACTCCGCTCCGCGGCAGCATCATTCGGAACG
- a CDS encoding pyridoxamine 5'-phosphate oxidase family protein has product MSSDEREKFLADVHVGVIAVERPDRAPLAVPIWYGYQPGGEVLLWTESDSLKHRLIRDAGRFAITVQDENPPYRYVTAEGDVTSIGPAEDADVRELAVRYLGAEAGNTFTDQNLTPTSIAIRMRPARWLSVDYAQ; this is encoded by the coding sequence ATGAGCAGCGACGAACGTGAGAAGTTCCTGGCCGATGTACACGTCGGCGTCATCGCCGTCGAACGGCCGGACCGGGCGCCGTTGGCGGTGCCCATCTGGTACGGCTACCAGCCGGGCGGTGAGGTGCTGTTGTGGACCGAGTCGGATTCGTTGAAACACAGGCTGATTCGCGACGCCGGCCGGTTCGCGATCACAGTGCAGGACGAGAACCCGCCATATCGGTACGTCACCGCAGAGGGCGACGTCACGAGCATCGGACCCGCAGAAGACGCCGACGTCCGGGAGCTCGCGGTCCGCTACCTCGGCGCGGAAGCGGGAAACACCTTCACCGACCAGAATCTGACACCCACGTCGATCGCCATCCGGATGCGCCCGGCCCGTTGGTTGAGCGTGGACTACGCGCAGTAG
- a CDS encoding FKBP-type peptidyl-prolyl cis-trans isomerase gives MPSSVALVTCAASLVVTLAACGSDTETASTSSSASTSASTSAMADLLPPSAPVTSAAASTCPTAAPADGEPEWTFSGATGSVSVTGSTDAAAPAVEVQAPFSVTETQVHTLKAGDGPVVAETAAVTVCYMGVNGRDGSVFDSSYERGEPVDFPLDGVVPGFQKAIAGQKVGSTVAVAMTSADGYPEGQPAAGIQPGDSLVFAIKILDASG, from the coding sequence CTGCCTTCTTCTGTTGCGCTCGTCACCTGTGCCGCGTCGTTGGTCGTGACGCTCGCCGCGTGCGGTTCGGACACAGAGACGGCGTCGACGAGTTCGTCGGCCAGCACGTCCGCCAGCACGTCGGCCATGGCCGACCTGCTCCCACCTTCGGCGCCCGTGACGTCGGCGGCGGCGAGTACGTGCCCCACGGCGGCGCCGGCCGACGGCGAACCTGAGTGGACCTTCTCCGGCGCCACCGGCAGCGTCTCGGTCACCGGATCCACCGATGCGGCGGCGCCCGCCGTCGAGGTACAGGCCCCGTTCAGCGTGACCGAGACCCAGGTGCACACGCTCAAGGCCGGCGACGGCCCGGTCGTCGCGGAGACGGCCGCAGTCACCGTCTGCTACATGGGTGTCAACGGACGCGACGGCTCGGTGTTCGACAGCAGCTACGAACGGGGTGAACCGGTCGACTTCCCGCTCGACGGCGTCGTGCCGGGCTTCCAGAAGGCCATCGCGGGCCAGAAGGTGGGGTCCACCGTCGCGGTCGCCATGACGTCCGCCGACGGCTACCCCGAGGGCCAGCCCGCGGCGGGTATCCAGCCCGGCGACTCGCTCGTGTTCGCGATCAAGATCCTCGACGCCTCGGGATAA
- a CDS encoding SDR family NAD(P)-dependent oxidoreductase, translated as MSGIHITNDLQGKVAIVTGAASGIGRATTLLFAEYGMCVVAEDVNPDVEQQYADVESVVPLVGDVGEEQTALDAVALADRAFGRLDVLVNNAGTIVNRPVVDTTLDDWNRILTTNVTGAFLHTREALKAMIPRAKGSIVNIGSYACFQAFPTISAYAASKGALAQLTRTAALEGIDHGIRVNAIGVGDTVTNILGDPNDLAEHGKGAPIGRAADPREIANAVAFLASDLASYAVGAVWMLDGGMSVAVPN; from the coding sequence GTGAGCGGAATTCACATCACCAACGATCTTCAGGGCAAGGTCGCGATCGTCACCGGCGCCGCCAGCGGCATCGGGCGGGCGACGACCCTGCTCTTCGCCGAGTACGGCATGTGTGTCGTCGCCGAGGACGTCAACCCCGACGTCGAGCAGCAGTACGCCGACGTCGAATCGGTGGTGCCCCTGGTCGGCGATGTGGGGGAGGAGCAGACCGCGCTGGACGCGGTCGCCCTGGCCGACCGCGCATTCGGCCGGCTCGACGTGCTCGTCAACAATGCCGGCACCATCGTCAACAGACCGGTCGTCGACACCACACTGGACGACTGGAACCGCATCCTGACCACCAACGTGACCGGGGCCTTCCTGCACACCCGCGAGGCGCTGAAGGCGATGATTCCCCGGGCGAAGGGGTCGATCGTCAACATCGGTTCCTACGCGTGTTTCCAGGCGTTCCCGACCATCTCGGCGTACGCGGCCTCGAAGGGGGCCCTGGCGCAGCTGACGCGGACCGCCGCGTTGGAGGGAATCGACCACGGCATCCGGGTCAATGCGATCGGGGTGGGCGATACCGTGACCAACATCCTCGGCGATCCGAACGATCTGGCCGAGCACGGGAAGGGGGCACCCATCGGGCGTGCGGCCGATCCCCGCGAGATCGCCAATGCGGTCGCATTCCTGGCCTCCGATCTGGCGAGCTACGCCGTCGGCGCGGTCTGGATGCTCGACGGGGGCATGAGCGTTGCGGTGCCGAACTGA
- a CDS encoding TetR/AcrR family transcriptional regulator gives MTKSDGVDTAARPRGAVVTGSILSAARDLIDQHGLESLTAEAVAAHAGVGKTTVYRRWPNVWALVVDAFLEDVSAVAPITEGDTVRESFRTSMRSLIKAYRGPTGTLLRAVIGRAQVDDVLREEVRNRWVEPRRESARELVRRGMDHGELRSDLDIDVVLDTLYGPIYHRILVPYRDADLTEGFVDRIVDHVFTGIERAR, from the coding sequence ATGACGAAATCCGACGGCGTCGACACCGCGGCACGTCCGCGCGGTGCGGTGGTGACCGGTTCCATCCTGTCCGCCGCCCGTGACCTGATCGATCAGCACGGTCTGGAATCGCTCACCGCCGAGGCGGTGGCGGCGCACGCGGGCGTGGGCAAGACCACGGTGTACCGGCGGTGGCCGAATGTCTGGGCGTTGGTGGTCGACGCGTTCCTGGAGGATGTCAGTGCCGTTGCGCCGATCACCGAGGGGGACACCGTCCGGGAGAGTTTCCGGACCTCCATGCGGTCGCTGATCAAGGCCTATCGCGGGCCGACGGGCACGCTGCTGCGCGCGGTCATCGGGCGAGCACAGGTCGACGACGTACTGCGCGAGGAAGTCCGCAACCGGTGGGTCGAGCCACGTCGCGAGTCCGCGCGCGAACTCGTTCGGCGCGGCATGGACCACGGTGAGTTGAGGAGCGACCTCGACATCGACGTGGTGCTCGACACGCTGTACGGCCCGATCTACCACCGCATCCTCGTGCCCTACCGCGACGCCGACCTCACCGAGGGGTTCGTCGACCGGATCGTCGACCACGTGTTCACCGGAATCGAACGAGCTCGGTGA
- a CDS encoding four-helix bundle copper-binding protein gives MNTASAMLQSNPKDVGRFDRAELAACIELLTECSHACNACADACLSEESVADLTKCIRTDLDCADVCDATRGVLARHTGNDDTLTMAMLAACVTACRSCADECSRHADHHEHCRVCADVCRRCEVSCRGLADAPG, from the coding sequence ATGAACACTGCCTCGGCGATGTTGCAGAGCAATCCGAAGGATGTCGGGCGCTTCGACCGGGCGGAGCTCGCCGCCTGTATCGAGTTGTTGACCGAGTGCTCCCACGCGTGCAATGCCTGCGCCGACGCCTGCCTGAGTGAGGAATCGGTTGCGGACCTGACCAAATGCATCCGGACCGACCTCGACTGCGCCGACGTCTGTGACGCGACACGGGGCGTCTTGGCCCGTCACACCGGCAACGACGACACCCTGACGATGGCGATGCTCGCCGCCTGCGTCACCGCCTGCCGGAGCTGCGCCGACGAATGCTCTCGGCATGCCGACCACCACGAGCACTGCCGGGTCTGCGCGGATGTGTGCCGCCGCTGTGAAGTTTCATGCCGCGGCCTGGCCGACGCCCCGGGCTGA
- a CDS encoding APC family permease — protein sequence MTKPATEASGGRGPGAGIFALVGQVAELAGSAVPWAFVAGAVVAAVSAYSYVRCASANPSSGGIAMILKAAYGPGVVAGTFSLFMYVSMVLAESLLARTFGTYALRPFGLQGSAILVPVLAVLAIVIATSVNLVGNRWVESSATVTAIVKITGIAVLAIAGIYATGLSSLSQVFETGAEATPPRSGILGFLAGVTLCILAYKGFTTITNQGDDIRDPRRNIGRAIVISLVVCAVVYLLLTIAVTGSLSVAEIVDARDYALAEAAEPLFGSWGVRLTVAVAVVATMSGLIASLYSVSRLYDMLRHMHQVPDVPGSVHRPSLLITAAAAIVTAALFDLSRIASLGAMLYLSMDIAIHWGLLRRLRHDVDFKVWVPLLAIALDVVVLVPFVILTARNSLPTLVIFGVVSAVIVLGQQAAVRHRNRSSAAPAAPNDGTDENQDRS from the coding sequence ATCACCAAACCAGCTACCGAAGCATCGGGAGGGCGTGGACCCGGTGCGGGGATCTTCGCGCTCGTGGGACAGGTGGCGGAGCTGGCCGGCTCGGCCGTGCCCTGGGCGTTCGTGGCCGGCGCTGTAGTGGCCGCCGTCAGCGCCTACTCATACGTGCGATGCGCGAGCGCCAATCCGTCATCGGGTGGGATCGCCATGATCCTCAAAGCGGCGTATGGCCCCGGCGTCGTCGCCGGAACCTTCTCGCTGTTCATGTATGTGTCCATGGTCCTGGCCGAGAGCCTGCTGGCGCGAACCTTCGGCACCTACGCTCTGCGTCCGTTCGGACTGCAGGGTTCGGCGATCTTGGTGCCTGTCCTCGCCGTATTGGCGATCGTGATCGCGACGTCGGTCAACCTCGTGGGTAACCGTTGGGTCGAGTCGTCGGCGACGGTGACCGCGATCGTGAAGATCACCGGGATTGCCGTGCTCGCGATCGCCGGAATCTACGCCACCGGGTTGTCTTCGCTGTCACAGGTTTTCGAGACAGGAGCCGAAGCCACGCCGCCGCGCAGTGGAATCCTCGGCTTCCTTGCCGGTGTCACACTCTGCATCCTTGCTTACAAGGGCTTCACCACGATCACGAATCAGGGCGACGACATCCGTGATCCCCGCCGAAACATCGGCCGGGCAATCGTCATCTCGCTCGTCGTGTGCGCTGTCGTCTACCTGCTACTCACGATCGCCGTCACCGGGAGTCTGTCCGTCGCCGAGATCGTGGACGCACGTGACTACGCTCTCGCGGAGGCAGCGGAACCGCTCTTCGGCTCATGGGGTGTGCGGTTGACCGTTGCCGTCGCCGTCGTGGCGACGATGTCCGGTCTGATCGCGAGCTTGTACTCCGTGTCACGGCTCTACGACATGCTGCGGCACATGCATCAGGTGCCTGATGTACCCGGCAGCGTGCACCGCCCGTCACTGCTGATCACCGCGGCCGCTGCCATCGTCACGGCGGCACTGTTCGACCTGAGTCGAATCGCTTCGCTGGGCGCGATGCTGTACCTGTCGATGGACATCGCGATCCACTGGGGATTGCTCCGTCGGTTGAGACACGATGTGGACTTCAAGGTTTGGGTTCCACTGCTGGCGATCGCGCTCGATGTCGTGGTGTTGGTGCCCTTCGTGATCCTCACCGCGCGCAACAGTCTGCCAACACTCGTCATTTTCGGCGTCGTCTCAGCGGTGATCGTCCTGGGTCAGCAAGCGGCGGTGCGGCATCGCAACCGGTCGTCGGCGGCGCCGGCCGCTCCGAACGACGGCACCGACGAGAATCAGGACCGCTCCTGA
- a CDS encoding DUF2254 domain-containing protein — MLSRAGVAEAVRSRLWPLPMFALAAALACGIAMPEVDAALDTRLPGAVERILFGGGADAAREVLSAIAGSLITVTSLTFSLTLITLQLASSQYSPRLLRTFAADQVVQRTLALFLATFVYALTVLRTIRSNDESADFVPQLSVTIAYVLAVVSVGALVMFLAHLVRQIRVESLLDQVCGDTVATAARMLRRREDGDAGTGDPQAVTPPGRGVVIESGTSGFLVEIDEADLLATAVRHDVVLRMDRPVGSPLTAGVPAARCWPGPGTQLDDQALRDIRQHVSAALRTGPERTSAQDPEYGLRQLVDVVIRALSPGINDPTTAVHGLHSCTVALSELLGYHLGPHMVTDEHGDVRVVIIRSSFAELLALVCAQPRLYGADDPAVRYAMLTLLHDLAWKATLPDHRAAIAEQLTHLRRVAPQDVGTVDAQRTELLYREVLSVLDRQRDEDQERS; from the coding sequence ATGCTTAGCCGCGCCGGGGTGGCCGAAGCGGTGCGGTCGCGCTTGTGGCCGCTGCCGATGTTCGCCCTGGCAGCGGCTCTCGCGTGCGGAATCGCGATGCCGGAGGTCGACGCCGCACTCGACACGCGGTTGCCGGGAGCGGTGGAAAGGATTCTCTTCGGCGGCGGCGCCGATGCCGCCAGGGAAGTGCTCAGCGCGATCGCGGGGTCGTTGATCACGGTCACCTCGCTGACCTTCTCACTGACTTTGATCACACTCCAGCTGGCCAGCAGCCAGTACTCCCCGCGTCTGCTGCGGACCTTCGCCGCCGACCAAGTGGTCCAACGCACGCTGGCACTGTTCCTCGCCACATTCGTGTACGCGCTGACGGTTCTGCGCACCATCCGCAGCAATGACGAGTCAGCCGACTTCGTCCCGCAGTTGTCAGTGACGATCGCCTACGTGCTCGCCGTGGTCAGCGTCGGTGCGCTGGTGATGTTCCTGGCTCACCTCGTGCGGCAGATCCGCGTCGAGTCACTGCTCGACCAGGTGTGCGGCGACACCGTCGCCACCGCTGCGCGGATGTTGCGCCGGCGGGAAGACGGTGACGCAGGCACGGGTGACCCACAGGCAGTCACGCCCCCCGGTCGCGGTGTGGTCATCGAGTCGGGAACGTCGGGGTTCCTCGTAGAGATCGACGAAGCGGACCTGCTCGCCACGGCCGTCCGCCACGATGTCGTGCTGCGGATGGACCGGCCCGTCGGCAGTCCGTTGACCGCCGGTGTGCCGGCCGCTCGGTGTTGGCCCGGCCCGGGAACACAATTGGACGATCAGGCGCTGCGGGACATCAGGCAGCACGTGTCCGCCGCGCTGCGCACCGGACCGGAGCGGACCAGCGCTCAAGATCCTGAGTACGGTTTGCGTCAGTTGGTCGATGTGGTCATTCGGGCACTCTCGCCGGGAATCAACGACCCCACCACCGCGGTCCATGGACTGCATTCGTGCACCGTCGCGCTGTCCGAACTGCTCGGGTACCACCTGGGTCCTCATATGGTGACCGACGAGCACGGCGATGTCCGCGTGGTGATCATCCGTTCCAGCTTCGCCGAACTTCTCGCGTTGGTGTGCGCCCAGCCGCGGCTCTACGGTGCCGACGACCCCGCCGTACGGTATGCGATGCTGACGCTCCTGCACGACCTGGCGTGGAAGGCGACTCTGCCCGACCACCGGGCCGCTATCGCGGAGCAGCTCACGCACTTGCGACGAGTGGCCCCGCAGGATGTCGGGACAGTCGATGCGCAGCGCACAGAGCTCTTGTACCGAGAGGTGTTGTCGGTGCTCGACCGACAGCGGGACGAGGATCAGGAGCGGTCCTGA
- a CDS encoding lipoprotein LpqH — MSAHNRTAQARFAVLAAAVAAASAATGCSDGYSALGTHTAEVLINGVDIGERPRIRCEQVEWVWYVETLRETPGFGAQVKTGATVEPRAVRIDDLGNFTGSFWEGTIGAASASIVEGTLILTGTAEGYFHDAPKEKATARFAIRTDC, encoded by the coding sequence ATGAGTGCGCACAACCGAACCGCGCAGGCGCGTTTCGCCGTCCTGGCGGCCGCCGTTGCGGCCGCATCCGCGGCGACGGGATGTTCGGACGGTTACTCCGCGCTTGGCACCCACACCGCGGAGGTGCTGATCAACGGCGTGGACATCGGAGAACGGCCCCGCATTCGATGCGAGCAGGTCGAGTGGGTCTGGTATGTGGAGACGCTCCGTGAGACACCGGGTTTCGGGGCCCAGGTGAAGACCGGTGCGACGGTTGAACCCCGCGCCGTTCGGATCGACGATCTGGGCAATTTCACGGGGAGCTTCTGGGAGGGAACCATCGGTGCCGCCTCGGCGTCGATCGTCGAGGGAACGTTGATCCTGACGGGCACGGCCGAGGGCTACTTCCACGACGCCCCGAAAGAAAAGGCCACCGCGCGCTTCGCGATCCGTACCGACTGCTGA
- a CDS encoding DUF7144 family membrane protein, which translates to MVDNSPEDAPPTGGRRGGASLAGGLFVVAAGLFSFLLGLSTLFYDQFLRYGPRWVFKLNEPWWGLIHVVLGVGMVLVGFAAMTGARWASTTALALTTAATALMVIWTIYYPAWTVPAIILGMLAIGALLIADPVRRP; encoded by the coding sequence ATGGTCGACAACTCTCCCGAAGACGCACCCCCTACCGGTGGCCGGCGAGGCGGCGCATCGCTGGCGGGCGGCCTGTTCGTCGTCGCAGCAGGCCTTTTCAGCTTCCTGCTGGGGCTCTCGACACTGTTCTACGACCAATTCCTGCGGTACGGCCCGCGATGGGTTTTCAAGCTGAACGAACCGTGGTGGGGACTGATTCACGTCGTGCTGGGCGTCGGTATGGTGCTGGTGGGATTCGCCGCGATGACCGGTGCGAGGTGGGCGTCGACCACCGCGTTGGCACTGACGACCGCGGCGACGGCGTTGATGGTCATCTGGACGATCTACTACCCGGCGTGGACGGTCCCGGCGATCATCCTGGGCATGTTGGCCATCGGCGCGCTGCTGATCGCCGATCCTGTTCGGCGTCCATGA
- a CDS encoding copper chaperone PCu(A)C, protein MGLTPTHHFNTSLVIITAVALATSGCGEDPPLGSSNRGSGSETERTSVENAFIVPTFLPGRCAIQLDAGAEMRFTVANGDPTESERLLSVSTSASSDGDIASGVEIPAESTVSFGQPTTAAVDGGGTVSAVQLGRLAPNLTPGMSASVTFHFDRAGDIEMPVPVEACPTQQK, encoded by the coding sequence ATGGGACTGACACCGACTCACCACTTCAACACCTCGCTCGTGATCATCACCGCAGTGGCGTTGGCCACCTCGGGTTGTGGGGAGGATCCCCCACTCGGCTCGTCCAATCGCGGCTCGGGGTCGGAGACCGAGCGCACGAGCGTCGAGAACGCGTTCATCGTGCCGACCTTTCTCCCCGGCCGTTGCGCCATCCAACTGGACGCCGGCGCGGAGATGCGTTTCACCGTGGCCAACGGCGATCCGACCGAGAGTGAACGGCTCCTGAGCGTGTCGACGAGCGCATCGTCGGACGGCGACATCGCCTCGGGCGTCGAGATCCCGGCGGAGTCCACTGTGAGTTTCGGACAGCCCACCACAGCGGCGGTGGACGGCGGTGGCACCGTGTCGGCGGTGCAGCTCGGGCGACTCGCGCCGAACCTGACGCCGGGAATGTCCGCCAGCGTGACCTTCCACTTCGATCGCGCCGGGGACATCGAGATGCCGGTACCGGTCGAGGCGTGTCCTACGCAGCAGAAGTGA
- a CDS encoding MarR family winged helix-turn-helix transcriptional regulator: MNAPQKARPVDDRPSAEQTDAVLRASRALVGIAATSLAAVEDVVTVPQWRVLVLIYTRGPMNLASVAAELDVNPSNASRTCDRLTKAGLLDRREAEVDRRNITLTLTAAGRRLVQKVTRQRRAAIEKVLRRMPAPAREGLADALAEFAAAAGESHDEGPVVAALWPPTR, from the coding sequence ATGAACGCGCCGCAGAAGGCACGCCCCGTCGACGATCGGCCCAGTGCGGAACAGACCGACGCGGTGTTGCGGGCATCTCGCGCCTTGGTGGGTATCGCCGCCACCTCGCTGGCTGCCGTCGAGGACGTGGTGACGGTGCCACAATGGCGGGTGCTGGTCTTGATCTACACCCGCGGGCCGATGAACCTGGCCTCGGTCGCGGCCGAACTCGACGTCAATCCGTCCAACGCCAGTCGAACGTGCGACCGGTTGACCAAGGCGGGTCTGCTCGATCGGCGTGAGGCCGAAGTCGACCGGCGAAACATCACCTTGACGCTGACCGCGGCCGGACGGCGGTTGGTGCAGAAGGTGACGCGTCAACGTCGGGCGGCCATCGAGAAGGTGCTGCGCCGCATGCCCGCCCCGGCGCGCGAAGGTTTGGCCGACGCGCTCGCGGAGTTTGCGGCCGCGGCGGGGGAGTCCCATGACGAAGGCCCGGTGGTGGCGGCTCTGTGGCCGCCGACCCGCTGA
- a CDS encoding SigB/SigF/SigG family RNA polymerase sigma factor yields the protein MTVHAHPEATSTPGIDTPYDGNDVDVDRLFDRLAESADDSERQRWRRHIITACVPIADHIAYRFVGRGEPSEDVIQVARIGLIKTVDRYDPDKGHFLAFAVPTIRGEIRRHFRDNTWTVRVPRKVQETQLRMRDAVNTLSQRLNRTPTGVELAEELDVGSEELGDCQAATTAYRPVSLDAPLLTAQNDGDTVGSMQGGDDPGYGRVEDLILLQEAISDLDPRRRAIVGMIFFDCLTQREVARRLHVSQVQISRLLNDALARIRQRVNLDAAAALCVVGPFIGTV from the coding sequence ATGACCGTCCACGCTCACCCGGAGGCGACTTCAACACCCGGCATCGATACGCCGTATGACGGCAACGACGTCGATGTCGATCGCCTTTTCGACCGTCTCGCTGAAAGCGCCGACGACAGCGAACGGCAGCGATGGCGTCGGCACATCATCACCGCGTGCGTACCGATCGCCGACCACATCGCCTACCGATTCGTCGGGCGTGGCGAGCCGTCGGAGGATGTGATCCAGGTAGCCCGTATCGGGTTGATCAAGACCGTCGATCGTTACGACCCGGACAAGGGCCATTTCCTGGCGTTCGCCGTCCCCACGATCCGAGGAGAGATCCGACGGCACTTCCGGGACAACACCTGGACGGTGCGGGTGCCCCGCAAAGTGCAGGAGACCCAGCTGCGCATGCGCGACGCCGTCAACACGCTCTCGCAGCGACTCAACCGCACGCCCACGGGCGTCGAACTGGCCGAGGAACTCGATGTCGGCAGCGAGGAGCTCGGGGATTGCCAAGCCGCGACCACCGCTTATCGGCCGGTATCGCTCGACGCGCCGCTGCTCACCGCGCAGAACGACGGCGACACAGTGGGCTCGATGCAAGGAGGCGACGATCCGGGTTACGGCAGGGTGGAAGACCTCATCCTGCTTCAGGAGGCCATCTCTGATCTCGACCCTCGGCGACGGGCGATCGTCGGCATGATCTTCTTCGACTGCCTCACGCAGCGCGAGGTGGCCCGTCGGCTCCATGTCTCCCAGGTGCAGATCTCCCGCCTGCTCAACGATGCGTTGGCACGGATCCGTCAGCGGGTCAATCTGGACGCCGCGGCCGCACTGTGTGTCGTCGGTCCCTTCATCGGCACCGTCTGA
- a CDS encoding DUF421 domain-containing protein gives MWFDDWNDLLRVLIAGTVAYAVLILVLRMSGKRTLAKLNAFDLVVTVAVGSTLATVFLNSSVSVTEGIVALILLAALQYVAAIVASRPRIGRAVLTSRPSLLFAHGSFRDDAMRKQRVSRADVRQAVRSSGRGGLNDVGAVVLESDGSLSVITTADLGDHSALIDVDDQVPPAPG, from the coding sequence GTGTGGTTTGACGACTGGAACGACCTGCTGCGGGTGCTGATCGCCGGCACCGTCGCGTATGCCGTGCTCATCTTGGTGCTACGCATGTCGGGCAAACGCACGTTGGCCAAATTGAATGCCTTCGACCTCGTGGTGACTGTGGCCGTCGGCTCCACGCTGGCCACGGTTTTCCTCAACTCCAGCGTGTCGGTCACCGAGGGGATCGTCGCACTGATCCTGTTGGCAGCGCTTCAGTACGTCGCCGCCATCGTGGCATCCCGGCCGCGTATCGGGCGCGCGGTGCTCACGTCCCGCCCATCGTTGCTTTTCGCCCATGGATCCTTTCGCGACGATGCGATGCGGAAGCAACGAGTCAGCCGCGCCGACGTGCGACAGGCGGTCCGTTCGTCCGGTCGCGGCGGTCTGAATGACGTCGGCGCGGTGGTCCTCGAATCCGACGGGTCCCTCAGCGTCATCACCACGGCCGACTTGGGTGACCACTCCGCCTTGATCGACGTGGATGACCAGGTCCCGCCAGCACCCGGGTAA